The following coding sequences lie in one Rutidosis leptorrhynchoides isolate AG116_Rl617_1_P2 chromosome 4, CSIRO_AGI_Rlap_v1, whole genome shotgun sequence genomic window:
- the LOC139844208 gene encoding uncharacterized protein, with protein METPNGSVETTMPSVEKITNTTENGEETTEEKITMKIWIAVDESDGSFYALKWALQHLFLQHDPTMDDHEPPFTVTVVHVQPPFQPTYTATPVGPLLFATSGMRESVAKAEEESGAKILARAQELCDQHKIKAEYLVLKGNPKEILVEAVEQMDVDLLVVGSRGLGQIKRAVLGSISDYCAHHAKCPVLIVRPPKGSQKLSSE; from the exons ATGGAGACACCAAACGGAAGTGTCGAAACCACCATGCCATCAGTCGAGAAGATAACGAACACAACGGAAAATGGGGAGGAGACAACCGAGGAGAAGATCACGATGAAAATATGGATAGCTGTCGACGAGAGTGATGGTAGCTTCTACGCTCTCAAATGGGCTCTTCAACATCTTTTCCTTCAACATGATCCCACAATGGATGACCACGAGCCACCTTTCACGGTCACTGTGGTTCATGTCCAACCGCCTTTTCAACCGACTTATACCGCCACTCCTGTTGGCCCAC TTTTGTTTGCGACATCTGGGATGAGAGAATCGGTTGCTAAAGCAGAAGAAGAAAGTGGTGCTAAAATCCTGGCTCGTGCTCAAGAATTATGTGACCAGCATAAG ATAAAAGCAGAGTATTTGGTGTTAAAGGGCAACCCGAAGGAGATACTGGTCGAAGCTGTAGAGCAGATGGATGTTGATCTTCTTGTTGTTGGCAGCAGAGGTCTTGGCCAGATAAAGAG GGCTGTACTTGGAAGCATCAGCGATTATTGTGCACATCATGCGAAATGTCCAGTTCTCATCGTTCGTCCTCCAAAAGGATCACAAAAACTAAGTTCTGAATGA
- the LOC139844207 gene encoding rhomboid-like protein 15 isoform X2: MRSNIVTEAGLPTRFKQWWEGIPFLTSMVIAVCAAIYLVCLLIGYDSFVEVCFLPSAVISKFQVYRVFSSIFFHGSILHLVFNMLALVPLGSELERVMGSIRLLYMIILLATTSAIFHLLITLIAAYNPVYSYYHFMDECAIGFSGVLFSMIVIETGLSGVQSRSVFGLFNVPAKLYPWILLVAFQLLMTNISLLGHLCGILSGFAYTYGLFNFMIPGSSFYSGIESSPWLSTCVRRPKYIMCTGGDPSGYIPTYSTRNTSSSGMLSGNIWTNLSSWMPRREVPPQSTEDNSRFPGRGRTLGATQTQTVSANNSDSSLQARLLESGNSPVHPSSQEAIVAGQQRNDRRQSGLDTTAATTIGTPLSQGMVPSEEEIQKLVAMGFDKTQVEVAIAAADGDLNVAIEILMTQQG; the protein is encoded by the exons ATGAGATCAAATATTGTCACTGAG GCAGGGCTGCCTACAAGATTTAAGCAATGGTGGGAAGGCATACCATTTCTTACTTCGATGGTCATTGCAGTTTGTGCCGCGATTTACTTGGTTTGCCTTTTGATTGGATACGATTCATTTGTAGAAGTATGTTTCTTGCCCTCAGCCGTCATTTCAAAATTTCAAG TTTACAGGGTCTTCTCATCTATATTCTTTCATGGTTCTATACTTCATCTCGTATTCAATATGTTGGCTCTGGTTCCGTTAGGATCAGAGCTGGAAAGAGTTATGGGTTCGATCCGTTTGTTGTATATGATTATTTTGTTGGCTACAACCAGTGCTATATTTCATCTTTTAATTACATTAATAGCTGCGTACAACCCGGTCTACTCATATTACCATTTTATGGACGAGTGTGCGATTGGATTCTCTGGTGTTCTGTTTTCTATGATTGTTATAGAGACGGGCTTAAGTGGAGTCCAATCTAGAAG TGTGTTTGGACTTTTTAATGTGCCCGCTAAATT GTATCCGTGGATATTACTGGTGGCATTTCAACTACTTATGACAAACATATCATTGCTTGGACACTTATGTGGGATTTTATCCGGATTTGCAt ATACTTATGGTTTATTCAACTTTATGATACCGGGGAGCTCTTTCTACTCTGGCATAGAATCGTCTCCTTGGCTT TCAACTTGTGTGCGTAGACCAAAATATATAATGTGCACTGGTGGTGATCCTTCTGGATACATCCCTACGTATTCTACTCGTAATACATCATCCAG TGGAATGCTTTCTGGGAATATATGGACAAACTTGTCTTCATGGATGCCACGGAGAGAAGTGCCTCCCCAG TCAACAGAAGACAATAGCAGGTTCCCGGGACGAGGAAGAACACTTGgtgcaactcaaacccaaacggtTTCAGCTAACAATTCTGACTCGAGCCTACAGGCTAGACTCTTGGAAAGTGGCAACAGCCCCGTCCACCCTTCGAGTCAGGAAGCAATAGTTGCAGGACAACAGAGAAACGATAGAAG GCAATCAGGGCTCGATACCACTGCAGCAACAACTATCGGCACCCCACTTAGTCAG GGAATGGTTCCATCTGAAGAAGAGATTCAAAAGCTTGTAGCAATGGGCTTCGATAAG ACACAGGTGGAGGTTGCAATAGCAGCTGCAGATGGTGATTTGAATGTAGCTATTGAAATACTCATGACCCAACAA GGATGA
- the LOC139844207 gene encoding rhomboid-like protein 15 isoform X1, with protein sequence MRSNIVTEAGLPTRFKQWWEGIPFLTSMVIAVCAAIYLVCLLIGYDSFVEVCFLPSAVISKFQVYRVFSSIFFHGSILHLVFNMLALVPLGSELERVMGSIRLLYMIILLATTSAIFHLLITLIAAYNPVYSYYHFMDECAIGFSGVLFSMIVIETGLSGVQSRSVFGLFNVPAKLYPWILLVAFQLLMTNISLLGHLCGILSGFAYTYGLFNFMIPGSSFYSGIESSPWLSTCVRRPKYIMCTGGDPSGYIPTYSTRNTSSSGMLSGNIWTNLSSWMPRREVPPQSTEDNSRFPGRGRTLGATQTQTVSANNSDSSLQARLLESGNSPVHPSSQEAIVAGQQRNDRRQSGLDTTAATTIGTPLSQGMVPSEEEIQKLVAMGFDKTQVEVAIAAADGDLNVAIEILMTQQVSI encoded by the exons ATGAGATCAAATATTGTCACTGAG GCAGGGCTGCCTACAAGATTTAAGCAATGGTGGGAAGGCATACCATTTCTTACTTCGATGGTCATTGCAGTTTGTGCCGCGATTTACTTGGTTTGCCTTTTGATTGGATACGATTCATTTGTAGAAGTATGTTTCTTGCCCTCAGCCGTCATTTCAAAATTTCAAG TTTACAGGGTCTTCTCATCTATATTCTTTCATGGTTCTATACTTCATCTCGTATTCAATATGTTGGCTCTGGTTCCGTTAGGATCAGAGCTGGAAAGAGTTATGGGTTCGATCCGTTTGTTGTATATGATTATTTTGTTGGCTACAACCAGTGCTATATTTCATCTTTTAATTACATTAATAGCTGCGTACAACCCGGTCTACTCATATTACCATTTTATGGACGAGTGTGCGATTGGATTCTCTGGTGTTCTGTTTTCTATGATTGTTATAGAGACGGGCTTAAGTGGAGTCCAATCTAGAAG TGTGTTTGGACTTTTTAATGTGCCCGCTAAATT GTATCCGTGGATATTACTGGTGGCATTTCAACTACTTATGACAAACATATCATTGCTTGGACACTTATGTGGGATTTTATCCGGATTTGCAt ATACTTATGGTTTATTCAACTTTATGATACCGGGGAGCTCTTTCTACTCTGGCATAGAATCGTCTCCTTGGCTT TCAACTTGTGTGCGTAGACCAAAATATATAATGTGCACTGGTGGTGATCCTTCTGGATACATCCCTACGTATTCTACTCGTAATACATCATCCAG TGGAATGCTTTCTGGGAATATATGGACAAACTTGTCTTCATGGATGCCACGGAGAGAAGTGCCTCCCCAG TCAACAGAAGACAATAGCAGGTTCCCGGGACGAGGAAGAACACTTGgtgcaactcaaacccaaacggtTTCAGCTAACAATTCTGACTCGAGCCTACAGGCTAGACTCTTGGAAAGTGGCAACAGCCCCGTCCACCCTTCGAGTCAGGAAGCAATAGTTGCAGGACAACAGAGAAACGATAGAAG GCAATCAGGGCTCGATACCACTGCAGCAACAACTATCGGCACCCCACTTAGTCAG GGAATGGTTCCATCTGAAGAAGAGATTCAAAAGCTTGTAGCAATGGGCTTCGATAAG ACACAGGTGGAGGTTGCAATAGCAGCTGCAGATGGTGATTTGAATGTAGCTATTGAAATACTCATGACCCAACAAGTAAGTATCTAA
- the LOC139844209 gene encoding uncharacterized protein: MEEMRDHNTGADVCDDEAPALSAHALEALKEFLSEQNRSSTASNNGTTSAEDDKEVKLVTENWNLSQFWYDRETAETVAREVHALFTSMDSKPSVACIACPTLYAYLKKMHRDLPVQLLEYDKRFEQYGSEFTFYDYNEPLELPSSMKHSFRIIIADPPYLSQECLEKVSETVGFLKQPGESYLLLLTGAVQHERAAQLLGLRPCGFRPQHSSKLGNEFRLFTNYDPGLRLGGWEQEEQEQ; encoded by the exons ATGGAGGAAATGAGAGACCACAATACCGGCGCTGACGTCTGCGACGACGAAGCTCCCGCGCTAAGTGCTCACGCGCTAGAAGCTCTCAAAGAGTTTCTATCGGAGCAAAATCGTTCATCCACTGCAAGCAACAACGGGACAACGTCAGCAGAGGATGATAAAGAAGTGAAGTTAGTAACGGAAAATTGGAATCTCAGTCAGTTCTGGTACGACCGTGAAACTGCGGAGACGGTGGCACGTGAAGTTCACGCGTTATTTACTTCTATGGATTCTAAACCTTCTGTTGCTTGCATTGCGTGCCCTACCCTTTACGCCTATCTCAAG AAAATGCATCGTGATTTACCTGTGCAGCTTTTGGAATATGATAAGCGATTCGAGCAATACGGAAGTGAATTCACTTTCTATGACTATAATGAACCGCTAGAGCTACCGTCCTCTATGAAGCATTCTTTCCGTATTATTATTGCAGATCCTCCTTACCTG AGCCAGGAGTGCTTGGAAAAAGTATCTGAAACTGTTGGTTTTCTTAAGCAGCCTGGAGAATCGTATTTGCTTTTACTCACAG GTGCAGTGCAGCATGAGAGAGCTGCACAACTCTTAGGCTTGCGCCCATGTGGGTTTCGCCCACAGCACTCTAGCAAGCTTGGAAATGAATTCCGACTATTCACCAACTATGACCCTGGGTTGAGATTAGGGGGATGGGAGCAGGAGGAGCAGGAACAGTAA